One stretch of Harmonia axyridis chromosome 1, icHarAxyr1.1, whole genome shotgun sequence DNA includes these proteins:
- the LOC123674057 gene encoding uncharacterized protein LOC123674057, which yields MPFIQWKGPFASTGFNDWKNPIIIEQHENSQNHKNCVLILLQRQKAADQVDALHVKEYKREVQYWREVLKRVVAAIKALASRGLSFRGSTEVFGSLHNGNYMMLLEFLAEFDPFLADHIEKHGNQGRGNVSYLSSSICEEIIQIMATEVLKSIDQEVTEAKYYSISVDSTPDITHTDQLAFITRYNKEDGKPVERFLGFIPNPGHKAEDLYNAVIKMMEEHNFNFANCRGQSYDNAANMSGIYNGLQAKIKEISPLAYWIPCTAHSLNLVGEHAAGSLKRLSTTRWSARYEACNSMNQNWKEVVAALSEIDERDRSKTGSGAKGLKIKLTSLETAIMFAVWSPILERFDKVSEAIQKVGIGIDEVVLNYESLVDYILGLRDQFDRFEKKRRSVLDLRNIEVKKEEPQQELFLLMKLDSEELGVAVTNLISSFPQDLDEKLHDECLHFKSYLGQLEQPPKTLHEMSTFIRSDKSLVQVFPYIDITIRMFLCTFATNCSAERSFSALKRILSYLRSSMSQERLNSLAVLCIEAELLKKLDFEAVLQQFAEKKICKRVPVTTKIRQGYSLSPILFSIKIDETMKDVKQTGRGCRMRSENIKKVYYADNSVIMSEDKDNLQRLPLCVPMNSQHLQISEKKTNILRYLEMRGAVK from the exons ATGCCGTTTATTCAATGGAAAGGTCCATTTGCATCTACCGGATTTAATGATTGGAAAAATCCTATTATTATTGAACAGCACGAGAATTCACAGAATCACAAAAATTGTGTCCTAATTTTACTCCAAAGGCAAAAAGCAGCTGACCAGGTAGATGCACTTCATGTTAAAGAATACAAGCGGGAAGTACAGTACTGGAGAGAAGTTTTAAAGAGAGTTGTTGCAGCGATCAAGGCATTGGCATCAAGAGGACTTTCATTCAGGGGTTCGACGGAAGTATTTGGTAGTCTACATAATGGCAATTATATGATGCTATTAGAATTTCTAGCTGAATTTGACCCTTTTCTTGCTGATCACATTGAAAAGCACGGAAATCAAGGCAGAGGGAACGTATCTTACTTGTCATCATCGATTTGTGAAGAAATTATCCAAATTATGGCTACAGAAGTTCTAAAATCAATTGATCAGGAAGTTACAGAAGCCAAATACTATTCAATAAGCGTAGACTCCACACCAGATATAACGCATACCGATCAACTGGCTTTTATTACTCGCTATAATAAAGAAGACGGAAAACCAGTGGAAAGATTTTTAG GATTTATACCAAATCCGGGACACAAGGCTGAAGACCTTTATAACGCTGTTATTAAAATGATGGAGGagcataatttcaattttgcgaATTGTAGAGGTCAATCTTATGACAATGCGGCAAATATGTCAGGAATATATAATGGACTGCaagcaaaaataaaagaaatctcTCCTTTGGCATATTGGATCCCATGCACGGCTCATTCGCTGAACCTCGTCGGAGAACACGCTGCTGGATCGT TGAAACGATTATCTACAACTCGCTGGTCGGCGAGATATGAAGCTTGCAACAGCATGAACCAAAACTGGAAAGAAGTTGTCGCAGCTTTGAGTGAAATTGATGAGCGGGACAGGTCTAAGACTGGGAGTGGAGCAAAAggattgaaaatcaagctaacATCTCTGGAAACCGCAATTATGTTCGCTGTATGGAGTCCAATTTTGGAAAGATTTGATAAAGTGAGCGAAGCAATACAGAAAGTTGGCATTGGTATAGATGAAGTAGTTTTGAATTATGAGTCATTGGTTGATTATATCTTAGGATTAAGAGATCAATTTGATCGATTTGAGAAAAAGCGAAGATCAGTTCTGGATTTGAGAAATATCGAAGTGAAGAAAGAAGAGCCACAACAAGAACTGTTCCTGCTGATGAAACTCGA TTCTGAAGAATTAGGAGTAGCGGTTACTAATCTCATCTCTAGTTTTCCTCAGGATTTAGATGAAAAACTCCACGATGAATGTTTGCACTTCAAATCCTACTTAGGACAGTTAGAACAACCTCCAAAAACTCTACACGAGATGAGTACCTTCATTAGAAGTGATAAAAGCTTAGTGCAAGTGTTTCCCTACATCGATATTACAATTAGAATGTTTTTATGCACTTTTGCAACGAACTGTTCAGCAGAGAGGTCGTTTTCAGCATTGAAGCGAATTTTATCCTATTTGCGATCTAGCATGTCTCAAGAGCGTTTGAATTCTCTGGCCGTTTTGTGCATTGAagctgaattgttgaaaaaattagacTTCGAAGCTGTGTTGCAACAATTTGCGGAAAAGAAG ATATGCAAGAGAGTTCCTGTGACAACCAAGATCAGACAAGGATACAGCCTCAGCCCGATTTTGTTCAGCATCAAAATAGATGAGACAATGAAAGACGTGAAGCAAACTGGAAGAGGATGCCGAATGAGaagcgaaaatataaaaaaagtatattatgcTGATAATTCAGTGATTATGTCAGAAGACAAAGATAATCTACAAAGGCTTCCATTATGTGTTCCAATGAACAGCCAACACTTACAAATATCTGaaaagaaaacaaatattttacgGTATTTAGAGATGCGAGGAGCGGTAAAATAG